In Pelmatolapia mariae isolate MD_Pm_ZW linkage group LG8, Pm_UMD_F_2, whole genome shotgun sequence, one genomic interval encodes:
- the coasy gene encoding bifunctional coenzyme A synthase, with protein sequence MSMFSTGILVLTSPLHTLPLRIAPVLSSAAQRVERTLYVHLHPGLNLGSGSQPRPVFIPPAVDLSNLITRLYSNAADVCGHLDVCVLLTNVRTQSVACSGATTPNGPFPTPQALSNSPEVVLTDFALQDPGQTHQVTQCLQSYTGHCYACRPGLPSVLLHPELMKLQEEDVPEAQQEKAEPLQTYNDVVVGGTFDRLHGAHKTLLSISCLLANRRFLIGLCDHAMLKKKVLKELIEPYSVRVQRLQEFLQDVKPSLQVEVVPLDDPFGVSIVDPLLECIVVSEETRKGGELVNKKRIENGLPALVLHEIQLLKDAHHTEIEEEKISSSSLRARLLGTLLTPPKDNSHLPPLPYVIGLTGGSGSGKSAIAKQLEALGAVWIDCDKLGHEVYQPDAAGYHRVLEEFGSDILSEDKTINRRALGRKVFGNLERLKALTDIVWPEIALLVQKRINQARDEDKQVCVVDAAVLLEAKWQNLVHEVWVTIIPEEEAVLRITERDGVTTEDALRRLQSQWSNSKQVEHANVVLSTLWEPEVTRKQVLKAWNLLQKRIQQKHEGH encoded by the exons ATGTCCATGTTCAGCACAGGCATCCTTGTCCTGACGTCTCCTCTCCACACCCTTCCCTTACGCATCGCTCCGGTGCTCAGCTCAGCTGCTCAGCGAGTCGAGCGCACGCTCTATGTCCACCTCCATCCTGGGTTGAATCTGGGAAGTGGGAGCCAGCCTCGGCCAGTTTTCATTCCACCAGCAGTGGACCTGTCTAATCTCATTACCCGCCTGTACAGTAATGCAGCTGATGTGTGCGGGCACTTGGATGTTTGCGTTTTGCTGACTAATGTTCGCACTCAGTCAGTCGCATGCAGCGGAGCCACGACCCCAAACGGCCCCTTTCCCACACCACAGGCTCTGTCTAACTCACCGGAGGTGGTGCTAACAGACTTTGCTCTCCAGGACCCCGGTCAGACCCATCAGGTCACTCAGTGCTTGCAGAGTTACACCGGCCACTGCTATGCCTGTAGACCTGGGCTGCCTTCAGTGCTGCTTCACCCAGAGCTAATGAAATTGCAGGAGGAGGATGTGCCAGAAGCACAGCAAGAAAAGGCAGAGCCGCTGCAGACTTACAATGATGTGGTGGTAGGGGGGACATTTGATCGACTCCATGGGGCCCACAAGACTCTACTTAGTATCTCTTGCCTGCTGGCCAATAGAAGGTTCCTGATTGGCTTGTGTGACCATGCAATGCTTAAAA AAAAAGTGCTAAAGGAGCTGATCGAGCCCTACTCTGTTCGGGTCCAGAGACTACAGGAGTTCCTCCAAGACGTCAAGCCCTCACTGCAGGTGGAGGTTGTGCCTCTTGATGACCCCTTTGGAGTGTCTATAGTTGACCCCCTGCTGGAGTGCATTGTGGTCAGCGAGGAGACTAGAAAGGGTGGGGAGCTTGTGAACAAGAAACGCATTGAGAAT GGTCTTCCAGCTCTTGTCCTTCATGAGATCCAGTTGCTCAAGGATGCCCACCACACAGAGATAGAGGAGGAGAAGAtcagctcctccagtctgcgTGCTCGTCTCCTGGGGACGCTGCTTACACCACCCAAA GACAACTCCcaccttcctcctcttccatATGTGATTGGTCTGACAGGGGGCAGCGGCAGTGGAAAGAGCGCTATCGCTAAGCAGCTGGAGGCCCTTGGTGCAGTTTGGATTGACTGCGACAAACTAGGCCATGAGGTGTACCAGCCTGATGCAGCGGGCTACCACAGAGTGCTCGAAGAATTTGGTTCAG ATATTCTAAGTGAAGATAAAACCATCAACAGGCGTGCTTTAGGAAGAAAAGTCTTTGGAAATCTG GAGCGATTAAAAGCCCTAACAGACATTGTGTGGCCTGAAATTGCACTTCTAGTGCAAAAGAGAATCAACCAAGCCAGAGACGAAG ATAAGCAGGTGTGTGTGGTGGATGCAGCAGTTCTTCTGGAGGCCAAATGGCAAAACTTGGTCCACGAGGTCTGGGTCACCATCATCCCAGAGGAGGAG GCGGTGTTGAGGATAACAGAGCGGGATGGGGTGACCACAGAAGATGCCCTTCGCAGGCTGCAGAGCCAGTGGTCCAACAGCAAACAAGTAGAGCATGCTAATGTGGTACTCAGCACACTGTGGGAGCCAGAGGTCACTCGGAAGCAG GTGCTGAAAGCTTGGAATCTTCTTCAGAAGAGAATTCAGCAGAAGCATGAAGGACATTAG
- the LOC134633393 gene encoding CD63 antigen-like gives MCSFFGIKCCFIFFNTLFLLSGVALITIGVLQYSTYSDIGTFTGSNLSKIAIVLIAVGVIIAFVSLLGHIGAFFNSSSMVACFICILIVIILLEVFTGAAFYIFRSRAALLQMANGVNAKAQEVINDYSPERRHAIDKIQEKFKCCGADSYADWSQSTGWEKHDAVPDSCCVVKSEGCGQDKEKAHKKGCLWAISVFLLKNLVWVGAVCIALGVTEVFGVLVGVCLCLDIKRKNYENIS, from the exons ATGTGCAGCTTCTTCGGCATCAAgtgttgcttcatttttttcaacacGCTCTTCCTG CTGTCTGGGGTTGCCCTCATCACTATAGGAGTGCTGCAGTACTCGACGTATTCAGATATCGGCACCTTCACAGGGAGCAACTTGTCTAAAATTGCTATAGTCCTCATTGCAGTGGGGGTCATCATAGCCTTCGTATCCCTCTTGGGCCACATTGGTGCATTCTTTAATAGTTCATCTATGGTTGCTTGT TTCATCTGCATCCTGATAGTGATCATCCTCTTGGAGGTCTTCACAGGAGCCGCTTTTTATATATTTCGCAGTAGG GCCGCCCTTCTGCAGATGGCTAATGGTGTCAACGCCAAAGCACAGGAAGTGATTAACGACTACAGCCCTGAGAGGAGACATGCAATTGACAAAATTCAGGAAAAG TTCAAGTGTTGTGGTGCGGACAGCTATGCCGACTGGTCCCAGAGCACGGGCTGGGAAAAGCACGACGCCGTGCCAGATTCCTGCTGCGTGGTGAAGAGTGAGGGCTGTGGACAGGACAAGGAGAAGGCACATAAAAAG GGCTGCCTCTGGGCAATCAGTGTCTTCCTGTTGAAAAATCTGGTGTGGGTTGGCGCTGTCTGCATTGCTCTTGGAGTCACGGAG GTTTTTGGAGTATTAGTCGGGGTGTGCTTGTGTCTGGACATTAAGCGAAAGAACTACGAAAACATCAGCTAA
- the pus3 gene encoding tRNA pseudouridine(38/39) synthase — MSDVLTQRIKELEAELEKLRSQLKESSETGDVEMSSSPSLNEDCKSDGNTGSSKKERRKAGKDRPFDFSAHPRRHVALRLAYLGWAYQGFAVQENTDNTVEARLFEALLKTRLIQDRQISNYHRCGRTDKGVSAFSQVITIDLRSTQFCAGLGITLPENVDISTKAASSATSELPYVKMLNRVLPQDIRVLDWAPVAEGFSARFDCQSRTYRYYFPRGSLDVALMAEAAKRYEGTHDFRNLCKMDVGNGVLQFERTILSATVKPAQPQHASSTDQYDLFIFEIKGLAFLYHQVRCMMAVLLLIGQKLEAPDIISQLLDVENNPRKPQYSMAVDYPLVLYDCHFEGLSWTQESEEGGFVLAALQQHWTQSTVKAHVLQGMIQGLEGRGAVSSNHCWLVEGSRQRNYRPLLERPCCESLESRINHFVKRGRLEREEGENGGEMIHRGKRSKHSNISSETPKQNMDSKED; from the exons ATGTCAGATGTTTTAACCCAGCGGATAAAGGAGCTGGAGGCTGAGCTGGAGAAGCTCAGGTCCCAGCTGAAAGAGAGTAGTGAAACTGGAGATGTTGAAATGTCATCCAGTCCATCCCTTAATGAAGACTGTAAATCTGATGGGAACACTGGCAGCAGCAAAAAGGAGAGAAGGAAAGCAGGAAAAGATCGTCCTTTTGACTTCTCTGCACACCCCCGGCGCCATGTGGCTCTGCGGCTGGCTTACCTGGGCTGGGCCTATCAGGGGTTTGCAGTCCAAGAGAACACGGACAACACTGTGGAGGCCAGACTCTTTGAAGCCCTGCTAAAGACTCGGCTGATCCAGGACCGCCAGATTTCCAATTACCACCGCTGTGGGCGCACTGATAAAGGAGTCAGTGCTTTTTCCCAA GTCATAACCATCGACTTGCGCTCCACGCAGTTTTGTGCCGGTTTGGGCATCACACTGCCTGAAAATGTTGACATCAGTACCAAAGCCGCTTCTTCTGCCACCTCTGAGCTTCCATACGTGAAGATGCTGAACAGAGTCCTGCCGCAGGACATCAGGGTCTTGGACTGGGCACCAGTAGCGGAGGGTTTCAGCGCACGCTTCGACTGTCAGTCCCGCACGTACCGCTACTACTTCCCCCGAGGATCTCTGGATGTGGCGCTGATGGCGGAAGCTGCTAAAAG ATATGAGGGGACTCACGACTTCAGGAACCTGTGTAAAATGGACGTGGGCAACGGCGTCCTGCAGTTCGAGAGGACCATCTTATCAGCCACAGTCAAGCCTGCGCAGCCTCAGCACGCCTCCAGCACAGACCAGTATGACCTCTTCATATTTGAGATCAAAGGATTAGCCTTCCTTTACCACCAG GTACGCTGCATGATGGCGGTGCTTCTGTTGATTGGACAGAAGCTGGAAGCCCCGGATATAATCAGTCAGCTCCTGGATGTGGAGAATAACCCCAGGAAGCCCCAGTACAG CATGGCAGTAGACTACCCTTTGGTGCTGTACGACTGCCACTTTGAAGGCCTGAGCTGGACGCAGGAGAGTGAAGAGGGGGGCTTTGTCCTGGCTGCACTGCAGCAGCACTGGACCCAGAGCACGGTGAAGGCCCACGTCCTGCAGGGGATGATCCAGGGCTTGGAAGGCCGAG GAGCTGTGTCCTCCAACCACTGCTGGCTGGTAGAAGGCAGCAGGCAGAGAAATTACCGGCCGCTCCTGGAGCGCCCGTGCTGCGAGAGCCTCGAGTCGAGGATAAATCATTTCGTGAAAAGAGGCAGACTGGAGCGCGAGGAAGGGGAGAATGGAGGCGAAATGATCCACAGGGGAAAAAGATCTAAACATTCAAACATTTCTTCAGAGACGCCAAAACAAAATATGGATTCAAAAGAAGATTAA
- the LOC134633122 gene encoding myosin light chain kinase, smooth muscle-like isoform X1, with protein sequence MDQDGKTPKTFVSTLRFALKPQPKHQKENGLGNIKRKLMGNNKLRFSSATDAKQAQVQSLEAPRFEEPLRDCTVCAGSDAAFKGVITGSQPMSISWLYNGEKLRSSNISFENGAACLSLTRCSPVNAGRYTCIAENPAGKQSSTALLHVTATKEIPGTINRELRSEVTFKAVSHENAELFPVSAGARQSREERDNDFREINLQNQVPTSKGPPVEFVDPPEQVEVRVGEQALLRCEFKSSSLPVASCWIYNRDKAIFGGQRMSVRTTPNHSSVQIFHADPKDAGSYTVIVRNRAGSAQHTISLSVLDRPNPPASQPVVSQLSTQSLVLSWSGPNYDGGTTILGYILEVCKEGSDKSESWTELSRCKNTSYHVQSGLEPLGRYRFRIRAYNSAGISEPSQESGCVKMATAKQRKAEPESYVIVTPDTQNKVRDHYNVHEKLGVGKFGEVYRMTQKETGQECAGKFYRARTMKERKAARKEIELMNKLHHPKLVQCLAAYDSRSEMVMVMEYIAGGELFERIVDENFEHTEPTSARYMQQILEGVQYVHKQKIVHLDLKPENIVCVDTTGTRIKIIDFGLATELEEGKSLMVMHGTPEFVAPEVISYEPVGLETDMWSIGVICFILLSGESPFQGNSDAETLALVTAASYEFDPESFEDISDQAKDFISSLLQKDRRRRLSCTEALAHSWMASFTPLNRRPTKSLNKEKMRHFLAKRKWKKTGKAVLALKRMANLTSSPVSAGNSSEEPSWSQEAEEAIRSLDNQLQIEPHFQQALKDVTLPVGAAAQLTCVINGYPQPEVKWLHDEKPVPESRRVTIEHHGEGLCSLVLADLKFSDSGVYVCKARNKLGEAMCSAKLKVRL encoded by the exons ATGGACCAAGATGGGAAGACACCAAAGACTTTTGTGTCCACCTTACGATTTGCCCTCAAGCCTCAACCAAAGCATCAGAAAGAGAATGGACTGGGTAACATTAAGAGGAAGTTAATGGGAAACAACAAACTGAGATTTTCATCTGCAACAG ATGCCAAACAGGCACAAGTTCAGAGTTTGGAAGCACCTCGCTTTGAAGAGCCACTCAGAGATTGTACTGTCTGTGCAGGAAGTGACGCTGCCTTTAAAGGTGTTATCACAGGGAGCCAACCGATGAGCATTTCCTGGCTATACAATG GTGAGAAACTGCGTTCGAGTAACATTTCCTTCGAAAACGGTGCTGCATGTCTGAGCCTGACCCGGTGCTCACCTGTAAATGCCGGGAGGTACACCTGCATAGCTGAGAATCCTGCAGGAAAACAGTCGAGCACTGCTCTCTTACATGTCACAG CAACAAAGGAAATTCCCGGAACAATCAACCGTGAGCTGCGCAGTGAGGTCACATTCAAGGCTGTGTCACATGAAAACGCTGAATTGTTCCCAGTTTCGGCAGGGGCAAGGCAAAGCAGAGAAGAAAGGGACAATG ATTTTAGAGAAATCAATCTTCAAAACCAGGTACCAACCAGTAAAG GGCCTCCTGTGGAGTTTGTAGACCCACCAGAGCAGGTGGAGGTTCGAGTAGGTGAGCAGGCCCTACTGCGCTGTGAGTTCAAGTCCAGCTCTCTCCCTGTAGCTTCCTGCTGGATTTACAACAGGGATAAG GCTATATTTGGAGGACAGCGGATGTCAGTCAGGACCACACCGAATCATAGCAGCGTGCAGATCTTTCATGCTGATCCAAAGGACGCAGGCTCCTACACAGTCATTGTACGCAACAGAGCAGGCTCTGCTCAGCACACCATCTCCCTCAGTGTTTTAG ACCGACCCAATCCGCCAGCATCCCAGCCTGTTGTGTCCCAGCTATCCACTCAGTCCCTGGTTCTGTCCTGGTCTGGCCCCAACTACGACGGTGGCACGACAATTTTGGGGTACATCTTGGAGGTCTGTAAGGAGGGCTCAGACAAATCTGAGAGCTGGACTGAATTAAGTCGTTGTAAGAACACATCCTACCACGTCCAGTCAGGACTGGAGCCTTTGGGACGTTACCGCTTCCGAATCAGGGCTTATAACTCTGCAGGAATCAGTGAACCGAGTCAAGAGTCTGGTTGTGTCAAGATGGCAACTGCCA AGCAAAGGAAAGCGGAGCCTGAGTCATACGTCATCGTGACCCCTGACACCCAAAATAAAGTCAGGGACCACTACAATGTGCATGAGAAGCTGGGAGT AGGAAAATTTGGTGAGGTGTACCGGATGACCCAAAAAGAGACTGGTCAGGAGTGCGCGGGGAAGTTCTACAGAGCTCGGACCATGAAAGAGAGGAAAGCGGCTCGCAAAGAGATTGAACTAATGAACAAGCTTCACCATCCAAAACTCGTGCAGTGTCTGGCTGCATATGATAGTCGTTCAGAGATGGTCATGGTCATGGAGTA CATCGCAGGTGGAGAGCTCTTTGAACGCATCGTGGATGAAAACTTTGAGCACACAGAGCCCACCAGTGCCCGCTACATGCAGCAGATCCTGGAGGGCGTGCAGTATgttcacaaacagaaaatcGTTCATCTGGACCTCAAACCAGAGAACATCGTCTGTGTGGATACAACTGGTACCCGCATCAAAATCATCGACTTTGGTCTGGCTACAGAACTGG AGGAGGGTAAGTCGCTGATGGTGATGCATGGCACGCCGGAGTTTGTGGCCCCTGAGGTTATCAGCTATGAGCCTGTGGGCCTGGAAACTGATATGTGGAGCATTGGAGTTATCTGCTTCATCTT ACTCAGTGGAGAATCACCCTTCCAGGGAAACAGCGATGCTGAGACTCTTGCTCTCGTCACTGCTGCCAGCTACGAGTTTGACCCAGAGAGTTTTGAGGACATCTCTGACCAAGCTAAAGACTTTATCAGTTCCCTGCTGCAAAAGGACCGGAG ACGCAGGCTGTCATGTACCGAGGCGCTTGCCCATAGCTGGATGGCCTCTTTCACCCCTCTAAACCGCAGGCCCACCAAGTCCCTCAATAAGGAGAAGATGAGGCATTTTCTGGCCAAGCGCAAGTGGAAG AAAACTGGCAAGGCTGTTTTGGCCCTAAAGCGAATGGCTAACCTCACCAGCAGCCCAGTCTCTGCTGGCAACTCCTCAGAGG AGCCAAGCTGGAGCCAAGAGGCAGAGGAGGCCATCCGGTCGCTGGATAACCAGCTCCAGATTGAGCCTCATTTCCAACAGGCCCTGAAGGACGTTACCCTCCCTGTAGGagcagctgctcagctgacaTGTGTTATCAATG GGTATCCGCAGCCAGAGGTGAAATGGCTTCACGATGAGAAGCCGGTGCCTGAATCTCGCAGAGTGACCATAGAGCATCATGGAGAGGGGCTCTGTTCTCTGGTTCTGGCTGATTTGAAGTTTTCTGACTCTGGGGTGTATGTATGCAAGGCCAGAAACAAACTGGGGGAAGCAATGTGCTCTGCCAAACTGAAAGTGCGACTGTAA
- the LOC134633122 gene encoding myosin light chain kinase, smooth muscle-like isoform X2 yields the protein MDQDGKTPKTFVSTLRFALKPQPKHQKENGLGNIKRKLMGNNKLRFSSATDAKQAQVQSLEAPRFEEPLRDCTVCAGSDAAFKGVITGSQPMSISWLYNDFREINLQNQVPTSKGPPVEFVDPPEQVEVRVGEQALLRCEFKSSSLPVASCWIYNRDKAIFGGQRMSVRTTPNHSSVQIFHADPKDAGSYTVIVRNRAGSAQHTISLSVLDRPNPPASQPVVSQLSTQSLVLSWSGPNYDGGTTILGYILEVCKEGSDKSESWTELSRCKNTSYHVQSGLEPLGRYRFRIRAYNSAGISEPSQESGCVKMATAKQRKAEPESYVIVTPDTQNKVRDHYNVHEKLGVGKFGEVYRMTQKETGQECAGKFYRARTMKERKAARKEIELMNKLHHPKLVQCLAAYDSRSEMVMVMEYIAGGELFERIVDENFEHTEPTSARYMQQILEGVQYVHKQKIVHLDLKPENIVCVDTTGTRIKIIDFGLATELEEGKSLMVMHGTPEFVAPEVISYEPVGLETDMWSIGVICFILLSGESPFQGNSDAETLALVTAASYEFDPESFEDISDQAKDFISSLLQKDRRRRLSCTEALAHSWMASFTPLNRRPTKSLNKEKMRHFLAKRKWKKTGKAVLALKRMANLTSSPVSAGNSSEEPSWSQEAEEAIRSLDNQLQIEPHFQQALKDVTLPVGAAAQLTCVINGYPQPEVKWLHDEKPVPESRRVTIEHHGEGLCSLVLADLKFSDSGVYVCKARNKLGEAMCSAKLKVRL from the exons ATGGACCAAGATGGGAAGACACCAAAGACTTTTGTGTCCACCTTACGATTTGCCCTCAAGCCTCAACCAAAGCATCAGAAAGAGAATGGACTGGGTAACATTAAGAGGAAGTTAATGGGAAACAACAAACTGAGATTTTCATCTGCAACAG ATGCCAAACAGGCACAAGTTCAGAGTTTGGAAGCACCTCGCTTTGAAGAGCCACTCAGAGATTGTACTGTCTGTGCAGGAAGTGACGCTGCCTTTAAAGGTGTTATCACAGGGAGCCAACCGATGAGCATTTCCTGGCTATACAATG ATTTTAGAGAAATCAATCTTCAAAACCAGGTACCAACCAGTAAAG GGCCTCCTGTGGAGTTTGTAGACCCACCAGAGCAGGTGGAGGTTCGAGTAGGTGAGCAGGCCCTACTGCGCTGTGAGTTCAAGTCCAGCTCTCTCCCTGTAGCTTCCTGCTGGATTTACAACAGGGATAAG GCTATATTTGGAGGACAGCGGATGTCAGTCAGGACCACACCGAATCATAGCAGCGTGCAGATCTTTCATGCTGATCCAAAGGACGCAGGCTCCTACACAGTCATTGTACGCAACAGAGCAGGCTCTGCTCAGCACACCATCTCCCTCAGTGTTTTAG ACCGACCCAATCCGCCAGCATCCCAGCCTGTTGTGTCCCAGCTATCCACTCAGTCCCTGGTTCTGTCCTGGTCTGGCCCCAACTACGACGGTGGCACGACAATTTTGGGGTACATCTTGGAGGTCTGTAAGGAGGGCTCAGACAAATCTGAGAGCTGGACTGAATTAAGTCGTTGTAAGAACACATCCTACCACGTCCAGTCAGGACTGGAGCCTTTGGGACGTTACCGCTTCCGAATCAGGGCTTATAACTCTGCAGGAATCAGTGAACCGAGTCAAGAGTCTGGTTGTGTCAAGATGGCAACTGCCA AGCAAAGGAAAGCGGAGCCTGAGTCATACGTCATCGTGACCCCTGACACCCAAAATAAAGTCAGGGACCACTACAATGTGCATGAGAAGCTGGGAGT AGGAAAATTTGGTGAGGTGTACCGGATGACCCAAAAAGAGACTGGTCAGGAGTGCGCGGGGAAGTTCTACAGAGCTCGGACCATGAAAGAGAGGAAAGCGGCTCGCAAAGAGATTGAACTAATGAACAAGCTTCACCATCCAAAACTCGTGCAGTGTCTGGCTGCATATGATAGTCGTTCAGAGATGGTCATGGTCATGGAGTA CATCGCAGGTGGAGAGCTCTTTGAACGCATCGTGGATGAAAACTTTGAGCACACAGAGCCCACCAGTGCCCGCTACATGCAGCAGATCCTGGAGGGCGTGCAGTATgttcacaaacagaaaatcGTTCATCTGGACCTCAAACCAGAGAACATCGTCTGTGTGGATACAACTGGTACCCGCATCAAAATCATCGACTTTGGTCTGGCTACAGAACTGG AGGAGGGTAAGTCGCTGATGGTGATGCATGGCACGCCGGAGTTTGTGGCCCCTGAGGTTATCAGCTATGAGCCTGTGGGCCTGGAAACTGATATGTGGAGCATTGGAGTTATCTGCTTCATCTT ACTCAGTGGAGAATCACCCTTCCAGGGAAACAGCGATGCTGAGACTCTTGCTCTCGTCACTGCTGCCAGCTACGAGTTTGACCCAGAGAGTTTTGAGGACATCTCTGACCAAGCTAAAGACTTTATCAGTTCCCTGCTGCAAAAGGACCGGAG ACGCAGGCTGTCATGTACCGAGGCGCTTGCCCATAGCTGGATGGCCTCTTTCACCCCTCTAAACCGCAGGCCCACCAAGTCCCTCAATAAGGAGAAGATGAGGCATTTTCTGGCCAAGCGCAAGTGGAAG AAAACTGGCAAGGCTGTTTTGGCCCTAAAGCGAATGGCTAACCTCACCAGCAGCCCAGTCTCTGCTGGCAACTCCTCAGAGG AGCCAAGCTGGAGCCAAGAGGCAGAGGAGGCCATCCGGTCGCTGGATAACCAGCTCCAGATTGAGCCTCATTTCCAACAGGCCCTGAAGGACGTTACCCTCCCTGTAGGagcagctgctcagctgacaTGTGTTATCAATG GGTATCCGCAGCCAGAGGTGAAATGGCTTCACGATGAGAAGCCGGTGCCTGAATCTCGCAGAGTGACCATAGAGCATCATGGAGAGGGGCTCTGTTCTCTGGTTCTGGCTGATTTGAAGTTTTCTGACTCTGGGGTGTATGTATGCAAGGCCAGAAACAAACTGGGGGAAGCAATGTGCTCTGCCAAACTGAAAGTGCGACTGTAA